A region from the Desulfitobacterium dehalogenans ATCC 51507 genome encodes:
- a CDS encoding cysteine ABC transporter substrate-binding protein, which translates to MKKMKRLLSLALAGALLLGGLVGCSQAGANPANNSNGTSSAGSLEEIKQRGTLRIGVFSDKPPFGYVDSNGQNQGFDVEIAKRFAKDLLGDESKVEFVLVEAANRVPYLESNKVDIIMANFTVTEERKQKVDFANPYMKVSLGLVSPDGALITSIDQLKGKKVIVNKGTTAQDYLTKNHPDLELLKYDQNTEAFEALKDGRGAALAHDNTEVLAWAKSNPGFTVGVPTLGGTDTIAPAVKKGNTELLNWINQELEAIGKEDFVGQAYKKTLLPVYGDDVKPEELIVEGGKL; encoded by the coding sequence ATGAAAAAGATGAAGAGATTATTGTCCCTCGCACTAGCAGGCGCTTTACTCCTTGGAGGGCTTGTGGGGTGCAGCCAAGCAGGAGCCAACCCAGCAAATAACTCAAATGGTACGTCCTCTGCAGGATCTTTAGAAGAGATTAAACAGCGTGGTACCTTAAGGATTGGAGTATTCAGCGACAAACCGCCTTTTGGGTATGTGGATTCCAATGGACAGAATCAAGGCTTTGACGTGGAAATTGCCAAGCGTTTTGCTAAAGACCTTTTGGGGGACGAATCCAAAGTGGAATTCGTATTGGTTGAGGCTGCCAACAGAGTCCCTTATCTCGAATCCAACAAGGTAGATATCATCATGGCTAATTTCACAGTCACGGAGGAAAGAAAGCAAAAGGTTGATTTTGCCAATCCTTACATGAAGGTTTCTCTAGGGCTCGTATCACCTGACGGGGCTCTGATTACCTCCATCGACCAGCTTAAAGGGAAGAAAGTTATTGTCAATAAAGGAACCACAGCTCAAGATTATTTAACCAAGAATCACCCTGACCTCGAACTTCTCAAGTATGATCAAAACACGGAAGCTTTTGAAGCTTTAAAAGATGGTCGAGGAGCCGCGTTAGCTCATGACAATACGGAAGTGCTTGCTTGGGCAAAATCTAATCCCGGCTTCACTGTAGGTGTACCTACTTTAGGCGGAACGGACACAATTGCTCCGGCAGTAAAGAAGGGCAACACCGAACTCTTAAACTGGATCAATCAAGAGTTGGAAGCGATTGGTAAAGAGGATTTTGTGGGGCAAGCTTATAAAAAGACTCTTCTCCCCGTGTACGGAGATGATGTAAAACCTGAAGAGTTAATTGTCGAAGGCGGAAAACTTTAG
- a CDS encoding phosphoglycerate dehydrogenase, with the protein MFKINCLNNISEAGLKLFTDHYINVDRYEDANGILVRSTSMHDLELPPDIEAIARAGAGVNNIPLDKCAEKGIVVFNTPGANANGVKEMVIATMIMAARNLVGGVNWVSSCQTDPEVAKLVEKNKAKFAGTEIKGKKLGVIGLGAIGVLVANAANKMEMDVCGYDPYISVEHAWKLSKYIKPIKSVEDIYRECDFITIHVPLTDSNRGMLNKQAFEQMKDGVIILNFSRDTLVDEDALLEALGTGKVAKYVTDFPNPKVCGVEGVIAIPHLGASTAESEENCAVMAVEQMMNYLEHGNIKNSVNFPNCDMGVCTQAGRIAINHKNVPNMLGQFTSTLAKENVNISDLMNKSKGSYAYTLIDIETPAGPEMIAKLREIDGVLRVRVIK; encoded by the coding sequence ATGTTTAAAATCAATTGCCTGAATAATATTTCCGAAGCGGGATTAAAGCTTTTTACCGATCACTATATTAATGTAGACCGTTACGAAGATGCTAACGGTATCCTTGTCCGCAGTACCTCTATGCACGATCTGGAATTACCTCCTGATATTGAGGCCATTGCTCGAGCTGGAGCTGGAGTCAATAACATCCCCTTGGATAAATGCGCTGAAAAAGGAATCGTCGTCTTTAACACCCCTGGTGCCAATGCCAATGGGGTAAAGGAGATGGTGATTGCCACCATGATTATGGCTGCCCGGAATCTTGTGGGAGGAGTTAACTGGGTTAGCTCCTGTCAGACGGATCCCGAAGTTGCCAAACTGGTTGAAAAGAATAAAGCTAAATTTGCCGGAACAGAAATCAAAGGCAAGAAGCTGGGAGTCATAGGCTTAGGTGCCATCGGCGTCTTGGTAGCCAATGCCGCCAATAAAATGGAAATGGATGTTTGCGGTTATGACCCCTATATTTCTGTTGAACATGCCTGGAAGCTGTCTAAATATATTAAACCCATCAAAAGTGTAGAAGACATTTATCGGGAATGTGATTTCATTACCATCCATGTCCCCTTAACCGATTCCAACCGTGGAATGCTCAATAAACAAGCTTTTGAGCAAATGAAAGACGGCGTGATTATCCTGAATTTCTCCAGGGATACCCTGGTGGATGAAGATGCTTTGCTTGAAGCTCTCGGCACAGGAAAGGTTGCCAAATATGTGACAGACTTCCCTAACCCAAAAGTCTGCGGAGTGGAAGGGGTTATTGCCATTCCTCATCTAGGAGCATCCACAGCGGAATCCGAAGAAAACTGTGCGGTCATGGCTGTAGAGCAGATGATGAATTACCTTGAGCATGGCAATATCAAGAATTCTGTCAATTTCCCCAATTGTGATATGGGAGTATGCACCCAAGCCGGGCGGATTGCCATCAATCATAAAAACGTCCCCAATATGCTAGGTCAATTCACCTCTACCTTAGCCAAAGAAAATGTCAATATCTCGGACTTAATGAACAAAAGCAAAGGGTCCTATGCCTATACCCTTATCGATATCGAAACTCCGGCCGGTCCAGAGATGATTGCCAAACTCAGAGAAATTGACGGCGTACTGAGAGTCCGCGTCATAAAATAA
- the metA gene encoding homoserine O-acetyltransferase MetA codes for MPINVPDGLPAAEILTKEDVFIMEERRAEHQDIRPLSIVILNLMPNKIVTETQILRLLGNSPLQVDITLLYPETHLSKNTPEEYLIKYYQTFDSIKDQKFDGMIITGAPIEQMPFEEVDFWPELQKIMDWSKSNVFSTLFICWGAQAGLYHFFGVPKYPLQAKMFGVFPHTLNCKDIRLLRGFDDVFYVPHSRHTEVRKEDIVKVPELEILSESEESGVYLIGTKGGRQIFVTGHSEYDPHTLKSEYDRDISQGLPITIPQNYYPGDDPMKTPIVKWRGHSNLLFANWLNYYVYQETPYNLEELGNI; via the coding sequence ATGCCGATTAATGTACCCGATGGCCTGCCTGCAGCAGAAATACTCACCAAAGAAGATGTCTTTATTATGGAAGAGAGGCGTGCCGAGCATCAGGACATTCGCCCTCTTAGCATTGTCATTCTAAATCTCATGCCCAATAAGATCGTGACGGAAACACAGATTCTTAGGCTCTTAGGGAATTCTCCTTTGCAAGTGGACATTACCCTTCTTTATCCGGAAACCCATCTCTCCAAGAATACCCCGGAAGAATACCTCATTAAGTATTATCAGACCTTTGACAGTATTAAAGATCAAAAATTTGACGGAATGATTATTACGGGTGCCCCCATTGAGCAGATGCCCTTTGAAGAGGTTGATTTTTGGCCGGAACTGCAGAAGATTATGGATTGGAGTAAGAGCAACGTCTTTTCCACGCTTTTCATTTGCTGGGGAGCCCAGGCGGGGCTTTATCACTTCTTTGGTGTTCCCAAGTATCCTTTACAAGCAAAAATGTTCGGCGTATTCCCTCATACCTTAAACTGCAAGGATATCCGTTTGCTCAGAGGCTTTGATGATGTCTTTTATGTTCCCCACTCCAGGCATACAGAGGTAAGAAAAGAAGATATTGTCAAGGTGCCGGAGTTGGAGATTCTTTCGGAATCTGAGGAGTCCGGAGTCTATCTCATCGGGACCAAGGGCGGTCGGCAGATTTTTGTTACAGGTCATTCCGAATACGATCCTCACACCCTAAAATCGGAGTATGATCGGGATATATCCCAAGGGCTACCCATCACTATTCCTCAGAACTACTATCCTGGGGATGATCCCATGAAGACCCCCATCGTCAAGTGGAGAGGTCATTCTAATTTGCTTTTTGCCAATTGGCTGAACTACTACGTCTATCAGGAAACACCCTATAACCTTGAAGAATTAGGCAATATCTAA
- a CDS encoding PucR family transcriptional regulator, with product MNVEESLQLQNELLNKLVHGGGLKELVDSTSHFVRREVMIASTSHRVLESSLTDEEFGQGKFFEVLPLNPPSPGRVQIQAGETRMDALAIELSHASKRLGFLYLCDPGPDEDNRLKVLIHQARNIFVLELQKEAELLDNSRNYQDAFLFDLLYGNIEDNNDIIARAKLWGWDLSLPHVVTVFELEDYESYSQDHYLVTTLHDSIQSVVQPLDNAVILMEKNEEVILALPIESGKRRDFKAYLNMIINQVLAQTEERLAPRVIRVGVGRRYEQPSELFRSYQEAKVAVKLSVLLKGKGPTVYFRELGVERILYSHDKQELLEFYREMLAELESQDKQKNELTETLENYLTYHCDLKATANALFLHPNSLRYRLKRIEEILDMDLEDFDTRVSLVIAFKIKYLVDFKEKL from the coding sequence ATGAATGTCGAGGAATCCTTGCAGCTTCAGAACGAGCTATTGAATAAGCTGGTTCATGGTGGTGGTCTTAAAGAACTTGTAGACAGCACTTCCCACTTTGTCCGTAGAGAAGTTATGATCGCAAGCACTTCACATAGGGTTTTGGAGTCCTCCTTAACCGATGAGGAATTTGGTCAAGGGAAGTTCTTCGAGGTTTTACCTCTTAATCCTCCTAGTCCCGGACGAGTCCAGATCCAGGCAGGGGAGACGAGAATGGACGCTCTTGCCATTGAACTTAGCCATGCCTCCAAGCGTTTAGGCTTTCTCTATCTATGTGATCCGGGACCTGACGAGGACAACCGGCTTAAAGTACTGATTCACCAAGCTCGCAATATCTTTGTCCTGGAACTGCAAAAGGAAGCGGAACTTTTGGACAACAGCCGAAATTATCAGGATGCCTTTCTTTTTGATCTGCTCTATGGAAACATAGAAGATAATAATGATATTATTGCCAGAGCAAAGCTATGGGGCTGGGATCTGAGCCTGCCTCATGTGGTCACAGTCTTTGAACTGGAGGACTATGAGTCCTATTCTCAGGATCACTATCTTGTCACCACCCTGCATGATAGTATTCAATCCGTAGTTCAGCCTCTGGATAACGCCGTGATTCTCATGGAAAAAAACGAAGAAGTCATTTTAGCTTTGCCTATTGAAAGTGGGAAGCGCCGTGATTTTAAAGCGTATCTGAATATGATCATCAATCAAGTACTGGCTCAAACGGAGGAACGCCTGGCACCTCGAGTGATTCGGGTGGGTGTCGGTAGAAGATATGAGCAGCCATCAGAATTATTCCGAAGCTATCAGGAGGCCAAGGTGGCCGTTAAGCTTAGTGTTCTCCTCAAAGGGAAAGGCCCCACCGTTTATTTCCGGGAACTGGGAGTAGAAAGAATACTTTATAGCCATGATAAACAGGAATTATTAGAGTTTTATCGCGAGATGTTAGCTGAGTTAGAATCTCAGGACAAACAAAAAAATGAATTGACAGAAACTCTTGAGAACTATCTTACCTATCATTGCGATTTGAAAGCTACGGCCAATGCCCTTTTCCTTCATCCCAACTCCCTTCGCTATCGGCTCAAACGAATCGAGGAAATTTTAGACATGGATCTTGAGGATTTTGATACCAGAGTGTCCTTGGTTATTGCCTTTAAAATTAAGTACCTGGTCGATTTTAAGGAGAAATTATGA
- the serC gene encoding 3-phosphoserine/phosphohydroxythreonine transaminase: MKRVYNFSAGPAVLPEEVLREAAEEMLDYQGTGMSVMEMSHRSKTIEGMMNEAAQDLRELLNIPEHYKILFLQGGASQQFAMIPMNLMKNRVADHLNTGQWAKKAISEGKLYGKINVIASSEDQNYSYIPDLKDLKFSEDADYVYICHNNTIFGTKFNKLPDVGDKPLIADMSSNFLSEPIDVTKYGLIFAGAQKNVGPAGVVIVIIREDLITEDVLPGTPTMLKYKVHFDNNSAYNTPPVYGIYICGKVFKWLKKLGGLEAMKKINEEKAAILYDYLDASDMFKGTVVKKDRSLMNVPFVTGSEELDAKFIKEAKAAGFENLKGYRTVGGMRASIYNAMPIQGVKDLVEFMKKFEAENK; encoded by the coding sequence ATGAAAAGAGTGTACAATTTTTCAGCAGGGCCGGCAGTATTGCCTGAAGAAGTTCTAAGAGAAGCCGCAGAGGAAATGCTGGATTACCAGGGAACGGGCATGTCCGTTATGGAGATGAGCCACCGTTCCAAGACGATTGAGGGGATGATGAATGAGGCCGCCCAGGACCTAAGAGAGTTGCTTAATATTCCTGAACATTATAAAATTCTCTTTCTTCAGGGAGGGGCGTCCCAACAGTTTGCCATGATTCCCATGAACCTTATGAAGAATCGGGTGGCGGATCATCTGAATACAGGACAGTGGGCCAAGAAAGCCATTTCCGAAGGAAAGCTGTACGGAAAGATTAATGTCATCGCTTCATCAGAGGACCAGAACTATTCCTATATTCCAGACCTTAAAGATTTAAAATTCTCCGAGGATGCGGACTATGTCTACATCTGCCACAACAATACCATCTTTGGAACCAAGTTTAATAAACTTCCTGATGTGGGGGATAAACCCTTGATTGCCGATATGTCCTCGAATTTTCTATCTGAACCCATTGATGTTACAAAATATGGACTTATTTTTGCCGGAGCCCAAAAGAATGTGGGTCCTGCCGGGGTCGTGATTGTCATTATTCGTGAGGACCTCATCACGGAGGATGTTTTGCCGGGGACCCCCACGATGCTCAAATATAAAGTCCATTTCGATAACAACTCCGCCTATAATACACCGCCGGTCTATGGAATATATATCTGCGGTAAAGTGTTCAAATGGCTCAAAAAACTGGGCGGACTGGAGGCTATGAAAAAGATTAACGAGGAAAAGGCTGCCATCCTTTATGATTACTTGGATGCCAGTGACATGTTTAAAGGAACTGTGGTGAAAAAGGATCGCTCCTTAATGAATGTTCCCTTCGTGACAGGCTCTGAGGAGTTGGATGCCAAGTTTATCAAAGAAGCCAAGGCCGCAGGTTTTGAGAACCTTAAAGGCTATCGTACAGTGGGAGGGATGAGGGCCAGCATTTACAATGCCATGCCGATCCAAGGGGTCAAGGATTTAGTGGAGTTTATGAAAAAGTTTGAAGCAGAAAATAAGTAA
- a CDS encoding DUF1015 domain-containing protein, with amino-acid sequence MARIRPFQAIRPREDVARKVAALPYDVYNREEALEEIKKEPLSFLKVDRPETHFPEDFNPYDPEVYKKAREILQEMIQEGIFIRETKPCYYIYELTMDGRAQTGLVGCAAIDDYLQDVIKKHELTREDKELDRINHVDVCNAQTGPIFLTYRSQASINEVIEKVKQKTPLYDFMASDGVRHVVWVISEDRDLEKITSGFAGIQSIYIADGHHRTASAVKVGLKRREEHPNYTGQEEFNFFLSVLFPDDQLLILDYNRVVKDLNGLSKAEFLEEIKRGFELEEKGNTPYKPEEKATFGMALEGTWYKLRAREEIRSTDPVEGLDVSLLQNHLLTPILQIMDIRTDKRIDFVGGIRGLQELEKRTNSDMKCAFSLYPTSIQELFAVSDAGRLMPPKSTWFEPKLRSGLFIHEL; translated from the coding sequence TTGGCAAGGATTAGACCCTTTCAAGCCATAAGACCCAGGGAAGATGTAGCAAGGAAAGTAGCTGCCCTCCCTTATGATGTATACAACCGCGAAGAGGCCCTTGAAGAAATAAAAAAAGAACCCCTGTCTTTTTTAAAGGTGGATCGTCCGGAGACTCACTTTCCTGAGGATTTCAATCCTTACGATCCTGAGGTCTATAAAAAGGCCAGAGAAATTTTGCAGGAAATGATTCAAGAGGGGATTTTTATCCGGGAAACCAAACCCTGTTACTATATCTATGAGCTTACTATGGACGGAAGAGCTCAAACCGGCTTGGTGGGTTGCGCCGCAATTGATGATTATCTTCAAGATGTGATTAAAAAGCATGAATTGACCAGGGAAGATAAAGAGCTTGACCGTATTAATCATGTGGATGTGTGCAATGCCCAGACGGGCCCGATCTTTTTAACCTACCGCTCGCAAGCAAGTATTAATGAAGTGATTGAAAAAGTGAAACAGAAAACTCCTCTCTATGATTTTATGGCATCAGATGGAGTAAGGCATGTCGTTTGGGTTATCTCGGAGGACCGGGATTTGGAGAAGATTACTTCAGGATTTGCCGGAATTCAAAGCATCTATATTGCCGATGGACATCATCGTACCGCTTCTGCCGTTAAGGTGGGGCTGAAACGAAGAGAAGAGCATCCCAACTATACGGGTCAAGAGGAGTTTAATTTCTTCCTTTCTGTGCTCTTTCCAGACGATCAGTTGTTGATCTTGGACTATAATCGAGTGGTGAAAGATCTTAATGGTTTGAGCAAGGCCGAATTTTTGGAAGAAATTAAAAGGGGCTTTGAATTGGAGGAAAAAGGAAATACCCCTTATAAACCTGAGGAGAAGGCTACCTTTGGCATGGCGCTGGAAGGGACTTGGTATAAGCTGAGGGCTCGGGAAGAGATTCGTTCAACGGATCCTGTAGAAGGGCTGGATGTATCCTTGCTGCAGAATCACCTCTTAACGCCGATTCTGCAGATTATGGATATCCGTACAGATAAACGCATTGACTTTGTGGGCGGAATCCGTGGTTTACAGGAACTTGAAAAAAGAACCAACAGCGATATGAAATGTGCCTTTTCTCTATACCCTACCTCTATTCAAGAGCTTTTTGCAGTATCTGATGCGGGGCGACTGATGCCGCCCAAATCCACTTGGTTTGAACCTAAGCTGCGTAGCGGATTGTTTATTCACGAACTGTGA
- a CDS encoding DUF1847 domain-containing protein, with amino-acid sequence MNQEDKKLSCTDCALLNCHKRDKTFPQFCLTTHTSEETVEEINELYRKDDLVSKLSNAAAEIEGTYYGKLTRVEEIIAFAKRIGAKKVGIATCVGLMSEAKTFAKILSAKGLESYGIICKVGAVDKTQVGVPEELKVNKGCHESLCNPVLQATLLNEEKTHLNVIVGLCVGHDSLFIKYSEAPVTTLITKDRVLGHNPAAALYTSSFYYRRLLQEGDI; translated from the coding sequence ATGAATCAAGAGGATAAGAAGTTAAGCTGCACGGATTGTGCGCTCTTAAATTGCCATAAAAGAGACAAGACCTTTCCTCAATTCTGCTTAACAACCCATACTTCTGAAGAAACCGTAGAAGAGATTAATGAGTTATACCGTAAGGATGACCTTGTTTCCAAACTTTCCAATGCGGCAGCTGAAATCGAAGGGACCTATTATGGTAAACTCACTCGAGTAGAGGAAATAATAGCCTTTGCTAAACGAATCGGGGCTAAAAAGGTTGGTATTGCTACCTGTGTGGGATTAATGAGCGAGGCAAAAACCTTTGCCAAAATTCTTAGTGCCAAGGGGCTTGAAAGCTATGGTATCATTTGTAAAGTAGGTGCAGTCGACAAGACTCAAGTAGGAGTGCCAGAAGAGCTCAAGGTCAACAAGGGATGCCATGAATCCTTATGCAACCCTGTCCTTCAAGCCACTCTCCTCAATGAGGAAAAGACCCATCTCAATGTGATAGTAGGGCTATGCGTGGGGCATGATTCCTTATTTATTAAATACTCCGAGGCTCCTGTTACCACGCTTATCACGAAAGATAGAGTGTTGGGCCATAATCCGGCTGCGGCTTTATATACCAGCAGTTTTTACTATAGAAGATTACTTCAAGAAGGGGATATCTAA
- a CDS encoding molybdopterin-containing oxidoreductase family protein, with protein MNTDRQIFHNVCPRNCYETCGILSTVENGKLIKVEGNPKHGYTHGRLCAKGYAYTEYVYSPQRLKYPLRQFPRGSGNWQRISWSEALETIALKIIELHDRYGSNLASGYDKYSGNLGILHYATEGMFRGLGSHTKIHGDLCLSAGGDALNYNRGQGALCDPEDMAKAKGIVLWGVNPARTAVHQWSFINRARDKGAKLLVIDTLFTPTAAQGDIYLQIQPGTDGLLAMAVLKYIWQESRLDLDFIQRHVHGWEAFESYLRDEVSLEEASAITGVPLEGIKDLAEMYLESPCATWVGFGVQRYSNGGQSVRGIDALVTLTKNQHQQGGGLYYYNWLDIFPFNIKNFPLPPEQEKAPVRSLNIIHFAQEALALKDPPLKLLWLASHNPFSQGQNLQHWRKLVSQLELIVVVDLFMNETTAQADIVLPAASPFEEYDLHSSYWHQWIAINQKAIPPFYEARSDLEIARNLTQVLNGLRPDFSSFPWQLSALDWIKAELTPEILKQLEIDNWEELLQGPRKYKLKGVSREVQGYPTETGKFQLMSRGAKENQLPALVRFKEQRIESPYPLRLLTPQSLLRLHSQYRELSWLNLEQEMDAVELNPQDAEQRNLKEKDHVIVLNDRGSCFRRVEINPYIPQGVVVMAQGDTTNQLLAGQNTDMGIHTTGARGAAFYDSWVEVKKK; from the coding sequence ATGAACACTGATCGGCAAATTTTCCATAATGTCTGCCCGCGCAATTGCTATGAGACTTGCGGGATTCTCTCCACTGTGGAAAACGGAAAACTTATTAAAGTTGAGGGAAATCCCAAGCATGGTTATACCCATGGTCGACTATGTGCTAAGGGCTATGCCTACACGGAATATGTATACAGCCCTCAGCGCCTAAAGTATCCCCTCCGCCAGTTCCCCAGAGGTTCAGGGAATTGGCAGCGCATAAGCTGGAGCGAAGCCTTGGAGACCATCGCCTTAAAAATCATTGAACTTCACGACCGCTATGGTTCTAACCTCGCCAGTGGCTATGACAAATACTCCGGCAACCTGGGAATTCTTCATTATGCCACAGAGGGAATGTTCAGAGGATTAGGATCTCACACCAAGATCCATGGTGATTTATGCTTGTCGGCTGGAGGAGATGCTTTAAACTATAACCGAGGTCAAGGGGCGCTTTGCGATCCGGAAGATATGGCAAAGGCCAAGGGAATCGTCCTCTGGGGAGTTAACCCTGCCCGCACCGCTGTTCATCAGTGGAGCTTTATCAATCGTGCCAGGGATAAAGGGGCTAAGCTTTTAGTCATCGACACCTTATTCACCCCAACGGCGGCGCAAGGGGATATTTACCTTCAGATCCAGCCGGGTACTGATGGGCTGTTGGCCATGGCCGTTCTCAAATATATATGGCAAGAGAGCCGTTTGGACCTGGACTTTATTCAAAGGCATGTTCATGGCTGGGAAGCTTTTGAAAGCTATCTTCGGGACGAGGTCTCCCTTGAAGAAGCCAGTGCCATAACGGGAGTACCTCTTGAGGGAATAAAAGATTTGGCTGAAATGTATCTGGAATCACCCTGTGCTACCTGGGTAGGTTTTGGTGTTCAGCGTTATTCCAATGGCGGACAGAGTGTACGAGGAATCGATGCCTTAGTCACTCTTACTAAGAATCAGCACCAACAAGGCGGCGGATTATACTACTACAATTGGCTCGATATTTTTCCTTTCAATATTAAAAACTTTCCCCTCCCCCCAGAGCAGGAAAAGGCACCGGTACGAAGTCTCAATATTATTCATTTTGCTCAAGAGGCTTTAGCTTTGAAGGATCCTCCGCTAAAGCTCCTCTGGTTGGCAAGCCATAATCCTTTCAGCCAAGGGCAAAATCTTCAACATTGGCGAAAACTTGTAAGTCAATTGGAACTCATCGTTGTGGTAGATTTGTTCATGAATGAAACCACGGCCCAAGCAGATATCGTTTTGCCTGCTGCCAGTCCTTTTGAAGAGTATGATTTGCATAGCAGCTACTGGCATCAGTGGATTGCCATCAATCAAAAGGCTATCCCGCCATTTTACGAAGCACGCAGTGACCTGGAGATCGCTCGTAATTTGACTCAAGTCTTGAATGGGCTCCGGCCAGACTTCTCCAGCTTTCCTTGGCAATTAAGTGCCTTGGACTGGATTAAGGCAGAGCTGACACCAGAGATCCTTAAACAGCTGGAGATTGACAATTGGGAAGAGCTTCTTCAAGGTCCCCGCAAATATAAACTAAAGGGAGTCTCCCGGGAAGTCCAAGGCTATCCTACGGAGACCGGGAAATTCCAGCTGATGTCGAGAGGTGCTAAAGAAAACCAATTGCCCGCATTGGTGCGTTTTAAAGAACAGAGAATTGAATCTCCCTATCCTTTGCGTTTACTCACTCCCCAAAGCCTGTTAAGGCTTCATTCTCAATATCGTGAGCTCAGCTGGCTGAACCTTGAACAAGAGATGGATGCAGTGGAGCTTAACCCTCAAGATGCAGAGCAACGGAATCTTAAAGAAAAAGATCATGTCATAGTGCTTAACGATCGTGGATCCTGTTTTCGAAGAGTGGAGATTAACCCCTACATCCCTCAAGGAGTCGTGGTTATGGCTCAAGGTGATACCACCAACCAACTACTGGCCGGTCAAAATACGGATATGGGGATTCATACAACCGGAGCCCGAGGGGCAGCTTTTTATGATTCTTGGGTAGAGGTGAAAAAGAAATGA
- a CDS encoding HDIG domain-containing metalloprotein, whose translation MLDYTRDREAAWQLLNDYVKSETLLRHSITVEAVMRHFASLYQEDPDLWGNIGLLHDIDFEMYPDQHCRKTREILTPKGLPEEFIRAIESHGYGLVHDVEPRENVEKVLFTIDELTGLVSATALLRPSKSLHDLTTKSVKKKWKQKSFAENVNREVIEAGANRLGKDLNEIIEETINGMRAIASEIGLEGNVEAGK comes from the coding sequence ATGCTGGATTATACACGGGATAGAGAGGCTGCTTGGCAACTTCTCAATGACTATGTAAAAAGTGAGACCTTATTGCGTCACTCCATAACGGTGGAAGCTGTGATGCGCCATTTTGCCTCCCTTTATCAAGAAGATCCTGACCTTTGGGGAAATATCGGGTTATTGCATGATATCGACTTTGAGATGTACCCTGATCAACACTGTCGCAAAACCCGGGAGATCCTTACTCCCAAAGGATTGCCGGAGGAGTTCATCCGGGCTATTGAAAGCCATGGTTATGGTCTGGTCCATGATGTAGAACCCCGGGAGAACGTGGAAAAAGTTTTGTTTACCATCGATGAATTAACAGGCTTGGTCTCAGCCACAGCCTTGCTTCGTCCCAGCAAGAGCCTTCATGACCTGACCACCAAATCGGTCAAAAAGAAATGGAAGCAAAAAAGCTTCGCTGAGAATGTCAACAGGGAAGTCATTGAAGCCGGTGCCAACCGCCTGGGTAAGGACTTAAATGAAATCATCGAAGAGACCATTAATGGAATGCGCGCCATCGCGTCTGAGATCGGCTTAGAAGGCAATGTCGAAGCAGGGAAATAA
- a CDS encoding amino acid ABC transporter ATP-binding protein, whose amino-acid sequence MSVEKKEVVLEIKALHKEYVGKPVLNEINLQVQRGEVIVVLGPSGCGKSTLLRCLNGLEPIQGGDILLSGQSLIGKNVDWKKIRQQIGMVFQNYDLFPHMTVLENILLGPTKVQNRGRSQVLEQAKVLLERVGLYDRINVFPRELSGGQKQRIAIVRALCMNPEIMLFDEVTASLDPEMVREVLDVMLGLAKQGMTMIIVTHEMGFAQAVADRIVFMDSGDICEIAGPQEFFNNPRTDRARRFLNIFQY is encoded by the coding sequence ATGAGTGTAGAGAAAAAGGAAGTAGTGTTGGAAATCAAAGCGTTGCACAAGGAGTATGTTGGCAAACCTGTTCTCAATGAGATTAATCTCCAAGTCCAGAGGGGTGAGGTTATTGTGGTTTTAGGGCCTTCCGGATGCGGGAAAAGCACCTTGCTCCGATGTCTTAATGGTCTTGAACCCATTCAAGGGGGAGATATTCTGCTTTCAGGTCAAAGCCTCATAGGAAAAAATGTTGACTGGAAAAAAATCCGTCAGCAGATCGGTATGGTCTTCCAGAACTATGATCTTTTTCCCCATATGACGGTGCTTGAGAATATTCTTCTTGGCCCCACGAAAGTTCAGAACAGGGGTAGAAGCCAAGTGCTGGAGCAAGCCAAGGTCCTCTTGGAAAGAGTCGGGTTATATGATAGAATAAACGTTTTTCCAAGGGAGTTGTCCGGAGGTCAGAAGCAGAGAATCGCTATCGTCAGGGCCTTATGTATGAATCCCGAGATTATGCTTTTTGACGAAGTGACAGCATCCCTTGATCCGGAAATGGTTCGAGAAGTTCTTGATGTTATGCTGGGTTTGGCCAAACAAGGAATGACCATGATTATCGTCACTCATGAAATGGGTTTCGCCCAGGCTGTGGCTGATCGAATCGTTTTCATGGATTCAGGTGATATTTGTGAGATTGCTGGACCTCAGGAGTTCTTTAATAATCCTCGCACGGATCGGGCTAGGCGATTTCTTAATATATTCCAATACTAG